One Coffea arabica cultivar ET-39 chromosome 5e, Coffea Arabica ET-39 HiFi, whole genome shotgun sequence DNA segment encodes these proteins:
- the LOC113688057 gene encoding uncharacterized protein, with protein sequence MADYHFVYKDLEGASTQWDDIQRKLGNLPPKPPAFKPPSFTPAEDPDSKPRDRAWVDDKTEEELEDLEDDLDDDRFLQEYRKKRLAEMREAAKIARFGSVMPISGSDFVREVSQAPADVWVVVVLYKDGHADCELLLQCLEELAQRYPATKFVKIISTDCIPNYPDQNIPTLLVYNNSAVKANYLGLRSFGRKCTPEGVALVLCQSDPVLNDGQGGGEQSKKDVLDGVRKSFIEKVVTAREDDDGSSSD encoded by the exons ATGGCAGATTACCATTTTGTTTACAAGGATCTGGAAGGTGCCTCGACGCAATGGGACGATATCCAGAGAAAATTAGGGAACCTTCCTCCCAAACCCCCTGCTTTCAAGCCCCCTTCTTTCACCCCAGCCGAAGACCCCGACTCAAAGCCTAGAGACAGGGCCTGGGTTGATGACAAGACTGAAGAAGAACTTGAAGACCTTGAAGATGATCTTGACGATGATCGCTTCCTCCAAGAATACAG GAAGAAGAGGTTGGCAGAGATGAGAGAAGCAGCCAAAATTGCGAGGTTTGGGTCAGTGATGCCAATTTCTGGATCTGATTTTGTGCGAGAAGTTTCACAAGCACCAGCAGATGTTTGGGTTGTTGTGGTTCTTTACAAGGACGG ACACGCTGATTGTGAGCTTCTTTTGCAATGTTTGGAAGAACTGGCTCAAAGATATCCGGCAACCAAGTTTGTGAAAATTATATCTACTGACTGCATTCCTAACTATCCTGATCAAAATATTCCAACTCTTTTGGTGTACAACAACAGTGCAGTCAAAGCAAACTATTTGGGTCTCCGTAGCTTTGGTCGGAAATGCACACCTGAAG GTGTTGCATTAGTTCTTTGTCAGTCGGATCCAGTTCTCAATGATGGTCAGGGTGGGGGTGAACAGTCTAAGAAAGATGTTCTTGATGGAGTCAGGAAGAGTTTTATAGAGAAGGTTGTGACAGCGCGCGAAGATGATGACGGATCTTCAAGTGATTAG